The Cucurbita pepo subsp. pepo cultivar mu-cu-16 chromosome LG08, ASM280686v2, whole genome shotgun sequence genome contains a region encoding:
- the LOC111800500 gene encoding uncharacterized protein LOC111800500, giving the protein MDISSIHQKLALLDVDDLDDLQSSLREIDAALFNDRDETSKKSPSIEDTKSTECDDNSNDRNKLKEIEPPENNSSKKWLGKSKSFPLPPATSSLNDSADNDKKPQTAVGDASSNESMHQAFARSISLPSSVKLVSAMKGSRAQHLGLSPKLSVKWAPDVYDPPQTSLSHCVKNNKKQQKSKNRKNGKKGQKGSSSNSSSRGRDKRQARKAVSSSDRYQRSFDSHVSLVSTLNGTLNDFDGFDDGSSDSHCGSIFLKTSVTKLHHYVAEAL; this is encoded by the exons ATGGACATTTCTTCCATTCATCAGAAGTTGGCTCTCCTGGACGTAGACGATTTGGATGATCTGCAATCATCTTTGAGAGAAATTGATGCTGCATTGTTTAATGATCGTGACGAAACTTCTAAGAAATCTCCGAGCATTGAAGATACTAAAAGTACAGAGTGCGATGATAATTCAAATGatagaaacaaattaaaagagaTTGAACCTCCcgagaacaactcatctaagAAGTGGTTAGGCAAATCCAAGTcctttcctcttcctcctgcaACATCCTCTCTTAATGATTCTGCAGACAATGATAAGAAACCACAAACAGCAGTGGGTGATGCGTCCTCTAATGAGTCTATGCATCAAGCCTTTGCACGATCCATATCTTTACCA TCGTCTGTGAAGCTGGTCTCTGCAATGAAAGGTAGCCGAGCACAACATCTCGGTCTGTCTCCGAAGCTGTCTGTGAAATGGGCTCCTGATGTGTACGATCCGCCACAGACATCTTTGTCCCATTGTGtcaaaaacaacaagaaacaGCAGAAATCTAAGAACAGGAAGAATGGAAAGAAAGGGCAGAAGGGCAGTAGCAGCAACTCTTCTTCGCGTGGAAGGGACAAAAGGCAGGCTCGTAAAGCTGTTAGTAGTTCTGATCGGTATCAAAGATCGTTCGACTCTCACGTAAGTTTGGTTAGTACTCTCAACGGTACTCTCAACGATTTCGATGGGTTCGATGATGGGAGCTCAGACTCTCATTGTGGAAGCATCTTCCTGAAAACATCGGTCACCAAGCTGCACCACTATGTTGCTGAAGCCTTGTGA
- the LOC111799590 gene encoding uncharacterized protein LOC111799590, with amino-acid sequence MSSFNNTANFDNLLLQTLMGRLQIRPQSSNNPLLAQSLEDLLFDAANLSDDDNDENKTQLAKEESMLEKEIIRVILAGNIDSLKPNSGQAVTIGEHHICVGFLEEKDSDYRVWEWHGHIMLFDEENGYSPEYIYGNYFERLQGKVNRELNKKEAAEEEEEEDDDEKEEEVGKLGLRELIDGGDSSGGRILHRNVNASSQRF; translated from the exons ATGAGCTCCTTCAACAACACCGCCAATTTTGATAATCTTCTCCTTCAAACTCTGATGGGCAGGCTCCAAATCCGGCCCCAAAGCAGCAACAATCCCCTTCTCGCCCAATCTCTCGAAGACCTTCTCTTCGATGCAGCCAATCTCTCCGATGACGACAACGACGAGAACAAAACGCAGCTCGCCAAAGAGGAATCGATGCTCGAGAAGGAGATTATTCGCGTGATTCTCGCTGGGAATATCGATTCACTAAAACCTAATTCCGGCCAGGCTGTTACGATCGGCGAGCACCATATATGCGTGGGGTTTCTCGAGGAGAAGGATTCGGATTATCGAGTTTGGGAATGGCATGGGCATATTATGTtgtttgatgaagaaaatgggTACTCGCCGGAGTATATTTATGGGAATTACTTTGAAAGGCTTCAGGGGAAGGTCAATCGCGAGTTGAATAAAAAGGAGGCggcggaagaagaagaagaagaagatgatgatgaaaaagAGGAGGAGGTCGGCAAATTGGGTCTTCGGGAGTTGATTGACGGTGGTGATTCGAGTGGCGGTCGAATTCTGCATCGCAATGTCAATGCCAGTTCTCAAAG GTTTTAG
- the LOC111799665 gene encoding probable histone H2B.3 — protein MAPTKAEKKPAEKKPAEKTPTSAEKKPKAEKKIAKDSGDKKKKKIKKSTETYKIYIFKVLKQVHPDIGISSKAMGIMNSFINDIFEKLAQESSKLARYNKKPTITSREIQTAVRLVLPGELAKHAVSEGTKAVTKFTSS, from the coding sequence aTGGCGCCAACAAAAGCCGAAAAAAAGCCAGCAGAGAAGAAACCGGCGGAGAAGACCCCAACCTCGGCGGAGAAGAAGCCAAAGGCCGAGAAGAAGATCGCCAAGGACAGCGGcgataagaagaagaagaaaatcaaaaagaGCACCGAGACTTACAAGATCTACATCTTCAAGGTGTTGAAGCAGGTTCATCCTGACATTGGAATTTCCAGCAAGGCCATGGGGATTATGAACAGTTTCATCAACGACATCTTCGAGAAACTTGCGCAAGAGTCTTCGAAATTGGCGAGATACAACAAGAAACCTACGATCACCTCTCGGGAGATCCAGACCGCCGTTCGATTGGTGTTGCCTGGTGAGTTAGCAAAGCACGCTGTTTCTGAAGGAACTAAGGCGGTCACCAAATTTACGAGCTCTTAG